Proteins encoded within one genomic window of Theobroma cacao cultivar B97-61/B2 chromosome 7, Criollo_cocoa_genome_V2, whole genome shotgun sequence:
- the LOC18594419 gene encoding protein SRG1, translating into MDPKAVKYGSSLLVPSVQELAKKSIATIPPRYLRPDLEKPIVSDAGSMSEIPVIDMEGLVSKESMDSELAKLDFACKEWGFFQLINHGMSLSLVEKVKTEIQDFFNLPVEEKKKYWQNPGEVEGFGQAFVVSDEQKLDWGDMFFLTTLPVYSRKPHLFPKLPLPFRETLNQYSLELEKLAMAILLQIAKAINMNIEEMRELFEGGLQAIRMNYYPPCDEPEQVIGITPHSDASALTILLQVNDVEGLQVKKDGKWVPVKPLPNAFIVNIGDILEIITNGVYRSIEHRATVNSEKERLSIAAFCSPNYNGEIGPAPSLISGGKQALFRRV; encoded by the exons ATGGATCCCAAAGCTGTCAAGTATGGAAGTTCCTTGCTTGTGCCTTCTGTTCAAGAGTTGGCCAAAAAGTCCATCGCCACCATTCCACCGAGGTACTTACGTCCTGACCTGGAGAAACCAATTGTTTCCGATGCCGGTTCGATGTCTGAGATCCCGGTTATCGACATGGAAGGCTTGGTTTCTAAAGAGTCAATGGATTCTGAGTTAGCCAAGCTTGACTTTGCTTGCAAAGAATGGGGTTTTTTTCAG CTAATAAATCATGGAATGAGTTTATCTCTAGTGGAGAAAGTGAAGACAGAGATTCAAGACTTCTTCAACCTCCCAgtggaagagaagaaaaagtacTGGCAGAATCCAGGAGAAGTAGAAGGATTTGGGCAAGCCTTCGTTGTATCAGATGAGCAAAAGCTTGATTGGGGTGACATGTTCTTCTTGAC CACCCTCCCTGTCTATTCCAGGAAGCCCCACTTATTTCCCAAGCTACCTCTTCCTTTCAG AGAAACATTGAATCAATACTCTTTGGAGTTGGAAAAATTAGCCATGGCTATCCTACTACAAATAGCAAAAGCTATTAATATGAACATTGAGGAAATGAGAGAGCTCTTTGAAGGTGGATTACAGGCAATAAGAATGAACTATTATCCTCCATGTGATGAACCAGAGCAGGTAATTGGCATTACTCCTCATTCTGATGCCTCGGCTCTCACCATCCTGCTTCAGGTCAATGACGTAGAAGGTCTCCAGGTAAAGAAAGATGGGAAATGGGTTCCTGTCAAGCCCCTCCCCAATGCTTTCATTGTCAACATCGGAGACATTTTAGAG ATTATTACCAATGGAGTCTACCGTAGCATTGAGCATCGAGCAACAGTGAAttctgaaaaagaaagactctCGATTGCCGCATTCTGCAGCCCCAACTATAATGGCGAAATAGGGCCTGCACCAAGCTTGATCTCTGGAGGAAAACAGGCATTGTTTAGGAGAGTTTGA
- the LOC108662935 gene encoding protein SRG1-like, which translates to MDPKVIKYGSSLLVPSVQELAKKSIATIPPRYLRPDLEKPIVSDASLMSEIPVIDMEGLVSKESMDSELAKLDFACKEWGFFQLIIHGMSLSLVEKVKTEIQDFFNLPMEEKKKYWQNPGEVEGFGQAFVVSDEQKLGWNDMFFLTTLPVYSRKPHLFPKLPLPFRETLNQYSLELEKLAMAILLQIAKAINMNIEEMREFFEGGLQAMRMNYYPPCGEPEQVIGAAPHSDASALTILLQVNEVEGLQVKKDGKWVPVKPLPNSFIVNIGDALEVITNGAYCSIEHRATVNSEKERLSIATFCNPNYNGEVGPAPSLISEGKQALFRRVRVEDYLKALFARQRHEISNLDSMRI; encoded by the exons ATGGATCCCAAAGTTATCAAGTATGGAAGTTCCTTGCTTGTGCCTTCTGTTCAAGAGTTGGCCAAAAAGTCTATCGCCACCATTCCACCGAGGTACTTACGTCCTGACCTGGAGAAACCAATTGTTTCCGACGCCAGTTTGATGTCTGAGATCCCGGTTATCGACATGGAAGGCTTGGTTTCTAAAGAGTCAATGGATTCTGAGTTAGCCAAGCTCGACTTTGCTTGCAAAGAATGGGGTTTTTTTCAG CTAATAATTCATGGAATGAGTTTATCTCTAGTGGAGAAAGTGAAGACAGAGATTCAAGACTTCTTCAACCTCCCTatggaagagaagaaaaagtacTGGCAGAATCCAGGAGAAGTAGAAGGATTTGGGCAAGCCTTTGTTGTATCAGATGAGCAAAAGCTTGGTTGGAATGACATGTTCTTCTTGACCACCCTCCCTGTCTATTCCAGGAAGCCCCACTTATTTCCCAAGCTCCCTCTTCCTTTCAG AGAAACATTGAATCAATACTCTTTGGAGTTGGAAAAACTAGCCATGGCTATCCTACTACAAATAGCAAAGGCTATTAATATGAACATTGAGGAAATGAGAGAGTTCTTTGAAGGTGGATTGCAGGCAATGAGAATGAACTATTATCCTCCATGTGGTGAACCGGAGCAGGTAATTGGCGCTGCTCCTCATTCTGATGCCTCGGCTCTCACCATCCTGCTTCAGGTCAATGAAGTAGAAGGTCTCCAGGTAAAGAAAGATGGGAAATGGGTTCCTGTCAAGCCCCTCCCCAATTCTTTCATTGTCAACATCGGAGACGCTTTAGAG GTTATTACCAATGGAGCCTACTGTAGCATTGAGCATCGAGCAACAGTGAAttctgaaaaagaaagactctCGATTGCCACATTCTGCAACCCCAACTATAATGGAGAAGTAGGGCCTGCACCAAGCTTGATCTCTGAAGGAAAACAGGCATTGTTTAGGAGAGTTCGAGTAGAAGACTATTTGAAAGCCCTATTTGCTCGTCAGCGTCATGAAATATCTAATCTTGATTCAATGAGAATATAG